A window from Acinetobacter sp. WCHA55 encodes these proteins:
- the mobQ gene encoding MobQ family relaxase, which produces MAIYHFSVKTISRGNGRSAVACAAYRSSEKLVCDFYGKEQDYTRKTGVEFTKIYAPENTNTELLKRQTLWNEVEKVERRKDALLAREFEIAFPSELNAEQRENMLNELCRNLVKKYGVIVDAAIHAPHTDSGSDERNYHAHIMFTTRSINEQGGFSAKKYRDFSRDNGTETVSHWRESFAELCNHHLEQNGFDERVDHRSYEDQESDLEATQHEGPQATYLRRRGIFTEISLKNDEIKLRNLKIKKVIALDENIKVSEDLVQKVRSELQFQYSQAEYSEKTSQKLYEFQNEELSKLTTKLDTMSSAISELRKKEPLFFKTKWINQINDLIDQHNTQLDIQKHISGLSEIEKKERYSDHLNKWTEENQLLQPKKSFAKFDEPNITVKQRKLNDQISNIDHQISEISRRETEYQEYVRDQRLEIINSYIFEEDNYGNKYFSPQNGEKQKRLYAEEMEDLKIQELHAAFTKKIETEAQQEFSQKRAIQLENDRKDRESREQQLRKEREQQEQRYAQEREQQEHLAFVRRQEQEKQQRNEPKKPENDNNHDYTP; this is translated from the coding sequence ATGGCGATATATCATTTTTCAGTTAAAACGATTAGTAGAGGTAATGGACGATCGGCCGTTGCTTGTGCTGCATATCGTTCAAGTGAAAAATTGGTATGCGATTTTTATGGAAAAGAACAAGACTACACAAGAAAAACTGGTGTCGAATTTACAAAAATCTATGCACCTGAAAATACAAATACTGAGTTACTCAAGCGCCAAACACTTTGGAATGAAGTCGAAAAGGTTGAACGTAGAAAAGATGCATTACTTGCAAGAGAGTTTGAGATTGCATTTCCCAGTGAGTTAAACGCTGAACAGCGTGAAAATATGCTCAATGAACTTTGCCGAAACCTCGTTAAAAAATACGGTGTCATCGTTGATGCTGCTATTCATGCACCTCATACAGACAGTGGAAGTGATGAACGCAACTACCATGCACACATCATGTTCACAACCCGAAGTATTAATGAGCAGGGTGGCTTTTCAGCAAAAAAATATAGGGACTTCAGTCGTGACAATGGCACAGAAACTGTAAGCCACTGGAGAGAATCATTTGCAGAGTTATGCAATCATCACCTGGAACAAAATGGATTTGATGAACGTGTCGATCACAGAAGTTATGAAGACCAGGAAAGTGACCTAGAAGCAACTCAGCACGAAGGTCCTCAAGCGACATACCTCCGGAGACGAGGGATATTTACAGAAATTAGTCTGAAAAATGATGAAATTAAGCTACGTAATTTAAAAATCAAAAAGGTCATCGCACTGGATGAAAACATCAAAGTATCTGAGGATCTTGTTCAAAAAGTACGAAGTGAGCTTCAGTTTCAATACTCTCAAGCTGAGTATTCAGAAAAAACTTCTCAGAAACTTTATGAATTCCAAAATGAAGAATTATCAAAATTAACAACAAAATTAGACACGATGAGTTCTGCAATATCAGAACTACGCAAAAAAGAGCCTTTATTTTTTAAAACAAAATGGATCAATCAAATAAATGACCTGATCGACCAACACAACACCCAACTAGACATCCAAAAGCATATTTCTGGTCTTAGTGAAATAGAAAAAAAAGAGAGATATTCTGATCATTTAAATAAATGGACAGAAGAAAATCAGCTGCTCCAGCCTAAAAAGTCTTTTGCAAAATTTGACGAACCGAACATCACTGTTAAACAACGAAAACTTAATGATCAAATTTCAAATATAGATCATCAAATTTCTGAAATATCACGCAGAGAAACTGAGTATCAAGAGTATGTACGCGATCAAAGACTGGAGATCATAAATAGTTATATATTTGAAGAAGATAACTATGGAAATAAATACTTTAGTCCTCAAAATGGTGAAAAACAAAAGCGACTATATGCAGAAGAAATGGAAGATCTAAAAATCCAAGAATTGCATGCGGCTTTTACAAAAAAAATTGAGACCGAAGCGCAGCAAGAGTTTTCCCAAAAAAGAGCAATACAGCTCGAAAACGACCGAAAAGATCGTGAATCTAGAGAACAGCAGTTACGTAAAGAACGAGAGCAACAAGAACAACGCTATGCACAAGAACGAGAGCAACAAGAACATTTGGCATTTGTAAGACGCCAAGAACAAGAAAAACAGCAGAGAAATGAGCCTAAAAAGCCAGAAAATGACAATAACCATGACTACACGCCTTAG
- a CDS encoding Txe/YoeB family addiction module toxin, whose protein sequence is MTNRNVEWTDNAWDEYIYWQTQDKKILKRINTLIKECQRTPFEGTGKPEPLKANLSGFWSRRIDEKHRLVYEVTDERISIIQCRFHY, encoded by the coding sequence ATGACGAATCGTAACGTCGAATGGACTGATAATGCCTGGGATGAATATATCTATTGGCAGACACAGGATAAAAAGATACTTAAGCGTATTAATACCTTAATCAAAGAATGTCAGCGAACACCTTTTGAAGGAACAGGAAAACCAGAACCTTTAAAAGCTAATCTTTCAGGATTTTGGAGTCGTAGGATTGATGAAAAGCATAGATTAGTTTATGAAGTGACAGATGAACGAATCTCTATAATTCAATGTCGATTCCATTACTAA